The following nucleotide sequence is from Candidatus Delongbacteria bacterium.
CAAGATGCACCCGGTGGACTCCAAGGAAATCGCCTTCATGATCGCCGGCAAGGAGGCCTTCAAGCAGGGCTTCCTGGAGTGCAAGCCGATCCTCCTGGAGCCGATCTGGGAGGTGGAGGTGAAGGTGCCCGACGAGTTCATGGGCGACGTGATGGGCGACCTGAGCAGCCGCCGCGGCAAGATCCTGGGCATGGATTCGGCCGGCAAGAACCAGCTGATCAAGGCCCTGGTGCCGCTGGCCGAGTTGTTCGGCTACGCCACCACCCTGCGCTCCATGACCAGCGGCCGCGCCACGCACCGCCGCAAGTTCGACCACTACGAGAAGTGTCCGCCGGATGTGCAGACGCGCGTGGTGGAGGAGTACCAGGCGGAGAAGGCCAACTCCTAGGAACCTGCAGCACGAACGAACGGGGGAGGCCGGACGGGGTTCGGCCTCCCTTTTTTCTCTGGCGGCCGGCGGCCGGCTGCCGCTGGCCGGCAGGGCTTTCTACCTTGGGGCGGCCACAAATCGAGGAGCAGACTCACATGGAACGGATCTGGGCGCCCTGGCGCATGGACTACATCCGCGGGCTGGACCCCAAGGCGGAATCGGCCGAGCCGGACAAAGGCTGCATCTTCTGCTGGAAGCCCCAGGCCCCCCCAGCGGAGGATCCGGCCAACCTGATCGTGGCCCGCCGCGAGCACTGCTTCCTGATCCTCAACCTCTACCCCTACAACAACAGCCACCTGATGGTCGTGCCGTACCGGCACCTCTGCGACTTCACCCTCTTGCGCGACGCCGAGCTGCTGGACTGCCAGCGGGCCCTGCGCGACGCCGTGCTCGTCCTGCAGCGCAGCCTGGCGCCCCAGGGCTTCAATCTGGGCCTCAACCTGGGCAAGGCGGCGGGGGCGGGCATCGACCAGCACCTGCACTGGCACCTGGTGCCGCGCTGGGTGGGGGACAGCAATTTCATGCCCGTGCTGGGGGAGACCAAGGTGATCTCCGAATCCATCCAGGACAGCTGGCAGCGGCTGCGCGACGGCTTCGCCACACTGGAGTAGAGGCGCTCCCATCGGGAATTCTTGGGCCGGCCCGGCCGGATTCCTACGTTAGGATCAAGTGAAGCGGATCCAGTTCACACATCACCCGGGAGAGTTCATGTCCACACAACACCGGCGCCTGTGGGTAGCCGCGGGTCTGCTGTTGATCAGCCAGACCCTCTGGGCCAGCCCGTCCACCGACGCGGCCGCCAACCTGGGCTTTCTGACGGACAAGAGCGCGGCGCTTCAGCAGGCCGGGGCGCGCCAGCAGCCCATTCTGGCCTTCTTCACCACCGATTGGTGAAGCTGGTGTCGTCGGCTGGAAGCCGACGTATTCGCCACACCGGATTTCCAGACGGGCAGCGCGCAGTGGACGCGGCTGGTGATTGACGCGGAGAAGGGCGACGGCGTGGACTGGGCCAAGCGCTTCCACGTGAACGGGTATCCCACCGTGATCCTGCTGGACGGGAAGGGCGGCGAGATCGACCGCCTGGCGGGCTACGCGCCCATGCCCGGCTACCTCAAGACGCTGCAGGACTATCAGGCGGGCATCGGCACGCTGGCGGCCCTGCAGGCCGAGCGCGCCCTCAAGCCCCAGGACCAGGCCCTGGCCCTGCAGGTGGCGGGCAAGCTGGCCGGGCGCGGCCAGGCCGACGAGGCCCGGGCCGTCTATCAGGGCGTGCTGGACGCCGACCCGCAGAACGTGCAGGGCGGCGCGGACGAGGCGGCGGGCGAACTGGCGCTGCTGCAGTTCCGCGCCAGCAAGGATCCCGCCGTGCTGGAGGCCGTGCTGACCAACTGGAAGGGACTGGAGCAGGGGCCGCAGCTCTACAACGCGCTGGTCGCGCTGGCCGCCAAGGCCGGGGACGACGCGCGCATGCAAACGCTGCTGGAACGGGCCGTGGCCGACTATCCCCGCGACGTCGAGCTGCTCAACAGCTACGCCTGGACCGGCGCCGAGAAGGGCTGGAACCTGGAGCGCGCGCTGGAACTGGCGCAGCGGGCGGTGGAGCTGAGCGGGCGCGACCCCAACGTGCTGGACACCCTGGCGGAGGTCCAGTTCCGGCGCGGCGAGCGCGAGGCCGCCCAGGCCACCATCCGGGAGGCCCTTGCCGCCCGCCCGGGCGACCCCTATCTGACGGGGCAGCTCACGCGTTTCCAGACCCAACCGTGACGAGTAGTTCCATCAATTTTTAGGAGTCGACATGACCAAGCGGTTTGCCTGTCTGTTGACAGGGGCCTGCCTGCTAAGCGGCCTGGCCACGCGTCTGCCGGCCGCCGGATTCGCCATCCACGAGCAATCCGGCCGGGCCATGGGCACCGCCGGCGCCTACGCGGGCGCGGAAGGCGCGGCCAGCCTCTTCTACAATCCGGCGGGCATCGCCCGGCTGGAGGGGACGCAGTTGGAGATGGGCATCAACATCATCATGCCCGCGACGGACTTCACCGGCCCGACGGACCATCCCACCTACGGCACCGTGGCCATGGACAAGCAGACCTTCCCGCCCGTGGACCTCTACCTGACGGGCCGCCTGACGGAGCAGGCCCGCTGGGGCGTGGGCGTCTTCACCTACATGGGACTGGGCACCCGCTGGCCCGAGGACTGGGCCGGGCGCACGGTGACCGAGGAGATCAACCTCCAGACCTTCACGATCAATCCCAGTGTGGCCTTCACCCTGGGCGAAAACACCAGCCTGGGGCTGGGCCTGGACCTGATGTGGGGCAAGGCCCTCTTGAGCAAGGACAGCTACACGGGCTATCCCTTCAACGGGTACGTGGACGTGGAGCTGGACGGCACGGGCCTGGGCTACGGCTTCAACGTCGGCCTGCAGCACCGGGTGAACGAGGAGCTGAACCTGGGCCTCTCCTACCGCTCGGGCCTGACCCTCTCCGCCGAGGGCGAGACCACCTTCGGCATCCAGGACGTGGAGAACCCCAGCCACGTGGCCTACCTGCAGAGCCTGTTCCCCACCACCGACGCCAACCTGGATCTGGACATCCCGGACCTGGCCATCGCCGGCGCCCAGTGGACGCCCGCGGGCCTGCTGGACGGCAAGCTGACCTGGCGCGGCGACCTGGTCTTCACGCGCTGGAACAAGTACGCCAGCCTGGACATCGATTTCGAGACGAACACGGCCGGCCTGGCGGACTCCCACTCCCCCAAGCTCTACGAGAACACCTGGGCCTTCCGCACCGGCGTGGAGTACGCGCTGAACGAGGACTGGGACCTGTGCGGCGGCTGGTACTACGAGCAAAACGCCGTGGTGGACAACATGGTGGAGCCCAGCCTGCCCGACGCCGAGCGCAACGGCCTCAGCCTGGGTGCCTCCTGGCAGGCGACGGAGAGCCTGGGCATCGACGCCTACTTCATCCAGATCCTGCTCCAGGACCGGGTGAGCAGCTTCGCCGAGCTGCCCGGCGGTTATGAGAGCGGCATCCCCATTTTCGGCCTCAGCGTGCGGAAGGAGTTCTAAGCATGAAGAGCACCCTGAACCTTCGGCTGGGCGCCCTGGCCCTGGTGGCCGTCTCCCTGGCGGGCTGCGGCACCTCCGACGAGCTGCCCACCACGCCGAACTACTCCGACGCGGCGGACCTGGCCGGCCTGCAGGCCTACACGGCCATCGGCAACAGCCTGACTGCCGGCTACCAGAGCGGCGCCTGGGGCAACCCCGAGCACGTGGCCGCCAGCTATCCCAACCTGATTGCCCGCCAGCTGGGCATCGCGGACTTCAAGCAGGTGAGCATGGTCGGCACGGGCCTGGGCTTCTCCGGCGGCGCGCCGGTGGGCAACATGGTGGTGAACATCGGCGCCACAGGCCCGGTGCTGAGCTACACGACTGTCGACATGGCCAACGTGGCGGCCCTCCAGGCCGGCGCGGCGGCGGACTTCGACTTCACGGCCCCGCGCAACTTCGGCATCCCGGGCATCACGCTGATGCACGCCGCCGGCGCCCCGCTGGACGCTTATTATGCCAACGGGCTGGGCAATCCCTACGCCAACTTCTACCGCAACGCCAGCTCGGGCTCCAAGACCCAGGTGCAGCTGGCCGCCGAGTCCGGCGCCTCCTTCATCACCTGCTGGCTGGGCAACAACGACGTGCTGGGCTTCGTGACCAGCGGCGGCACGGGCAGCCTGACGCCCAGCGCCACCTTCCAGGCCACGCTGAGCGGCACGCTGGGCGCCCTGGGCACGGCGCCCTATCTGGCCGTGATGAACATTCCGTCCGTGACGGACATCCCCTTCGTCACCTATTTCAACCCCGTGCTCAACGCCAAGCTGACCGCGCTGGGCTATCCGCACGCGGTCTACGCCATGGACAACGAGCTGGGCCACGCGGTGCCGATCTTCACCGACGCGGGCACGAACAACTACATCCTGCTGCCGGCGGCCACGGCCATGACGCTGGATCCCACCCTGGGCTCCAGTCCGGCCAACCCGCTGCCCGACGCCCTGGTGCTGGACGCCGCCGAACTGGCGGTGGCCCAGGCCGCGGTGGAGGACTTCAACCAGCAGCTGGCGGACGGCGTGGCGGCCCTGAACGCCGCGGACCGCGCGCACGACGTCCTGCTGGTGGACATGAACTCCTTCTTCACGCACATCGTGGCCCACGGCTACTCGGCCTACGGCGAGACCTTCACGACCCAGTTCGTGTCGGGCGGGATCTTCAGCCTGGACGGCGTGCATCCCACCAGTCTGGGCTACGCCATCGTGGCCAACCAGATCCTCGCCAACTTGAACGAGCACTGGGGCCTGAACGTGGAGCCCGTCGACCTGGCCGAGTTCATCGGCGTCAACAACGGACTGGGTTCCATTGACCAGCCGCTGCAGTGGCCGGACTTCGGCTCCGTGGTGGAGCTCTTCCAGCACTGAGATTCGTCCCGATCCGCACAACCCCGCGACTCCGGCCGCGGGGTTGTGCGTTTCCACCCGGCTCCGACTGCGTTGCTTGATCCCAATCTGCAGGACCCAACACCGCTTTGAGACTCCCAGATACGTAGAGAGCTTGGCCGCCGTTGTCATATGCACATTGGCCCTCACGCACACGCACAGTCGAGGCTGAGTCAGTTACGTAATCATGATCCGTTGGATCCCAACTCCGCTTCGAGTCTTCGAGTCTTCGTGTTCCAAGAACCGCCGGCCAGCGCGAGACCCAAGCACGGGCGCGCAAGAGATTCTGCCGGCGCTCGCTTTGTACGTTGTCGGCGTCTAACCCCTGGAGGTCGATCCATGAATCCGGCCCACCTGCTGCTGGAGAACTACGACGGCGTGGCCGTCCTGACCCTGAACCGGCCCGCGCGCCTGAACGCCCTCAGCCGGCAGACCCTGGCGGAACTGGACCAGGCGCTGATCGTGCTGGAGCGCGACGGCAACCTGCGCGCCGCCGTGCTCATCGGCGCCGGACCCAAGGCCTTTGCCGCCGGGGCGGACATCGAGGAACTGGCCGGGCTGGACCCGCGCGCGGCCCGCCAGGTGAGCGCCGAAGGCCAGCGCATCCTGCGCCGGCTGGAGCAGCTGCCCAAGCCCGTCATCGCCGCCGTGAACGGCTTCGCCCTGGGCGGCGGCTGCGAGCTGGCCATGGCCTGCCACTTGCGGCTGGCGGCGCCCCACGCGCGCTTCGGGCAGCCGGAAGTCAACCTGGGCCTGATCCCGGGCTACGGCGGCACCCAGCGCCTGGCGCGGCTGGTGGGCCGCGGCCGGGCCACGGAACTCTGCCTGACCGGCGCGCTGCTGGGCGCCGAGGAGGCCCACCGGCTGGGGCTGGTGAACCGCGTGGTCACGGCCTGGGCCAAGGACGAGCAGGGCGAGCTGGCGCGCGACGAGAAGGGCCAGCCCGTCTTCGACCGCGAAGCCTTCCTGGAGGCGGCCCTGACGCTGGCGCGCGAGATTCTGGCCAAGGCCCCGCTGGCTGTGGCCGGCTGCCTGGAGGCCATCGACCGCGGCCTGGACCTGCCGCTGGACGCCGGCCTGGCCGTGGAGCGCGACCTCTTCGCCGCCTGCTTCGGGACGGAGGACATGCACGAGGGCACGGCGGCCTTCCTGGAGAAGCGGCCGGCGCGCTTCAGCGGCCGCTGATTTTCCCACAACCAGAATGAAAAGGCCCGGTTATCGCCGGGCCTTTCTTGTTTGGGATACAGCGAAGTGTCAGCTTGGGTCACCATCACCCGAGGATCCCATGCGCCACCTGCCCTCCTTCACGTCTGTTGCCGCGCTGGTTGCCCTGACCGTCTCCACGGCGGAGGGACAAGTTCAACACGAAGGATGGTCCGCCCACCCGTTGACCACTGTGGTGCTGAATCCCCCCGGCGCGCGCGAAGCGGGATTGGGCGCTGCCGGCAGCCTGCTGGTGACAGGTCCCGCAGCGGCGTGGTGGAACCCGGCTCGGCTGGCCCGCGCGGGCAGCGGGGTGACGGCGCACAGTTACGCCCTGTACCCGTATCATCATTCTGGCCATTCCCGACACCAGTTCCTGGCCGCATCGTGGGCGACAGGCTGGAAGGGACTGGGTGTGGGAGTTGCGGCCAATCGCATCCTGTACCCCGAAATGATCAGGACCGATGAACTCGGCCACATGGTGGGCCGGGACCGTCCTGCGAACACGGACCTGACGGTGGCCGCGGGCCTGCCCCTGGGGAGGGATTGGCGGGCCGGCGCCGGCCTGCGCTGGCTTCAGGAGGATTGGGGGATCTTTGACTTCAAAGGGACGGCGTGGGCGTTGAACGCGGGACTTGCCTGGCGCAAGCCGGGCCGCTGGCCCGTGGCGGCCGGCGTCAAGCTGGACAACCTGGGCACCGTCGTCCACTTCGAACCCAGCTTCAACTTTTCCTTGCCTGCCACGGCCACCATGGCCTTGGCCCTGGACGGACTGGAGCTGGCCGACGGGCGACTAAGTGTGGCCGGCGAAGCGGTCAAATTGCTCTCATATGAAAACTCCAGTGTGCCGGCCAATGTGTTCACATCGTGGTTCCGCCACGGCGTGCGCGCCGAATTGCATGAGGCCGACTATCGACTGGGCGCCGAATACGAGCGCGCCTTCACCTTGCCCAAGCTGGGCGAGCTGCGGCTGGCCCTGCGTGGCGGTCGGCGCGTGTTGCCCGCCCGGGAACTGCGCAACTGGACCTGGGGCCTGGGTCTGGGATGGCATGGCGTGCAAGTGGAGTACAGCCAGGAGCACGAAACACCACGTGGCGCTTGGCTGGCTCGTGATGTGACGCGGCGCTTCAGCCTGGGCCTCAGCTTTTCGTCTGACAGAGCGGAAGCAGGGGATTGACCACCGGCTCCCAGCAGGATTTGCGTGGACGGCGCAGCGGGCAGAAACTGCCCTTGCGTCTCTGCCGGATGGGTAGTACACTTGGCGGTCCTTGAATGCACTCAAGGACTTCGTCCTTTGTGACGATGAGGGACGGGCGGCGCGACGGCCGCGGAGTTTCAAACGAGGACATCTATCGACGCCTGGCTGAGTTGTTGTTTCGGTCCGCGCAAAGGTTCGCTGACACGGAGACGATAATTCCCAGGCGTCCGGCACCGGACGCGGGTCCGGTTTTTTTGTGCCGGCTTGGGGAAGTTCGACTTCGGCGGCGCGCCGGTCACCACACTTGAACCCTGGAGGATGGAATGAAGCGACTGACCCTCACCGCGGCGGTACTGGCGGGAGTGATCATCCCCATGCAGCAGGCCCACGCGGTGTCCGAAGCCGCCGTGATCTGGCTGCTGATCAGCCCCGGCTCGCGGCCCGCCGGCATGGGCGAGGCCTTCGTGGCTGTGGCGGACGACGCCAGCGCCACCTGGTGGAATCCCGCCGGCCTGGCCTTCACCGAGGGCCGGGACGTGCGCTTCATGCACTCCAACTGGCTGCCCGGCTTCAACCTGGACGACATCTATTTCGACTTCCTGGCCGCCTCGTGGGACATGCCCTCGCTCTCCGGCAAGATGGGCCTCTCGCTGATCTACCTGAACGAGGGTGACCAGACGCGCACGGACGAGGGCGGCAACGTCATCGGCGTGATCACCAGCAAGGAATACGCGCTGGGCCTGAGCTACGGCACCAACCTGAACCCCGACCTGGGCTTTGGCTTGACCACCAAGCTCATCGTCTCCGACCTGGCCAGTGGCGTCAAGGTGGGCTCCCAAGTGGCGGGCACGGGCTACAGCTTCGCCGTGGACCTGGGCACGCTCTGGCAGACGCACCTGCCTTTCACGGAAATGCCCCTGAACCTGGGCTTCAACCTGGCCAACATCGGTCCGGAGATCAGCTACGCCGACGAGGCCCAGGCCGATCCGCTGCCCACCAACTTGAAGCTGGGCGCCGCGCTCAACGCCTACAGCGACGAGCACAACGAAGTCAACCTGGTGCTGGACGTGAACAAACAGCTGGTGCACAAGTCGCTGGTCTCGCACACGCGCCTGATGTCCGGCGACCAGCCCGCCTACTGGGAGAACGGCACCAGCCTGACCGTGGAGCCCTACCACATCGCCAGCGGCGACACGGTCTGGCACGAGGAGGCCTGGGAGGGCGAGTGGGAGTCCGACCCGGTCTTCAAGGCCCTGTTCAGCTCCTGGGCGCCCAACGGCTTCCAGAAGGAGCTGCAGAGCTACGTCTACAACATGGGCGCCGAGTACTGGTACCGCGGCGAGGCGGGCGGCCTGGGCAAGACGGCCTTCGGCCTGCGCGGCGGCTACCTGAACGACATGGCCGGGCACATCAAATCCTACACCCTGGGCATGTCCATGCTGATCAACATGGCCTCGCTGGATTTCAGCTATGAGATCTCCACGGACAAGGCCAACCCCTCGCCCCGCAACAAAACGATCCGCTACTCCCTCGGCTTCACCTTCTAGGGCGGTCATGCGGAGACATCCGATGGACTCGACTCTGCGTGCCCCGGGCCTGTCCCTTCCGACAGGCCCGGGCACCGTTTCATGCCCGACCCGTCGACGGTCCGCCGGGCGCTTGGTGGCCCTCGTCCTGGCCCTGGCCTTGGCGTGGAGCCTGCCGGCGCGGGCGGAGACCCTGCGCCTGTTGGCCATCCGCGTGGACTTCCAGCCCGACCAACTGAGCACCACCAGCGGGGACGGGAGTTTCGAGAGCGCCTTCCGCTTCGACACGCCCTGGGCCATCGATCCCTTGCCCCACGATTCGCTCTACTTCGATTCCCAGCTGCGCTTCCTGGAGCATTACTACAGCCGGGTCTCCAACGACTCGCTGCGGTTGGAGTGGGAGATCTGGCCGCGGGGCGGCCAGGCTGCCTATCGCCTGCCCCAGCCCATGTGGCACTACCACTGGAACGACGGCGACGAGCGGACGGACGGCCAGCTGGCCGAGCTGTTCCGCGCCGCCTGGGCCTTGGCCGACGCCGACCCGGACCTACGGGTGCGGGACGACGCGGGCCAGCCGCGTTTCGACGCCTTCCTGGTCTTCCACGCCGGCGTGGGGCAGGATTTCGGCGAGGACGGCACGCCCCACGACATTCCCTCGGCCTTTCTCTCGCGCTCCACGGACGGCACGCCCGCGGCCCACGAGACCAGCCTGCGGGACGGGGAATCCGGGCTGGAAGTGCCCGTGCGGCAGGGCCTGATCCTGCCCGAGGGCGAGAACCACGCCGACTTCGAGCACGGCCTGGCGGGCCTCTTGATCCTCCAATTCGGCCACCAGCTGGGTCTGCCCAATCTCTACGACAGCCGGGACGGCACGAGCGTGATCGGCAAGTGGGGTTTGATGGATCAGGGCAGCGCCAACTTCCGCGGCCTGCTGCCCGCGCGCCCGGACGCCTGGAGCCGCCTGCTGCTGGGCTGGGACGAGGCCCTGCTGGCGGACACGCCCCGGGACAGCGTGCGCGTGGCGGCCCCCGGCCGCGCCCCGGGCGAGCCGCGCATCGTGAAGATCCCCTTGACGGAGCACGAATACCTGCTGGTGGAGAACCGCCAGCGCGAGGAGACCGGCCGGGACTGGACCTGGGGCCGCGACCGCGACAATCGCTGGGCGCGGCTGGACAGTGACTACTCCTTGAGTTTCCAGGACACCCTGGGCGTGGCCTCGGACAGCGCGGGCGTGCTGGTGGCCGTGGGCAACCTGGACTTCGACCTGCCCGGCCAGGGCCTCTTGGTCTGGCACGTGGACGAGCGCAGCGCGACGCCGGAGAACGTCGCCGCCAACCGGGTCAACGACGATCCGGCGCGGCGCGGCGTGGATCTGGAGGAAGGCGACGGCGTGCAGGACATCGGGCGCGAGTACGGGCTGTTCTCGCCCCGCGGCTCCGTGGCCCTGGGCGGCAACGAGGATCCCTGGCAGCAACCCAACACGGGCTGGTACCTGAGCAACCGCCATTACTCGCTCTCCAACGTCAGCCTGGCCTGGGATACCGAGCCCTCCACGGCCAGCAACGACGGCTTGTTCACGGGCCTGCGATTGGACCAGTTCGGCCCGCCGGATAGTCTGGGTCACTTCCGGCTGGGCTGGGATTTGCGTCCCCCCTGTCACGGCGACAGCCTGGCCCTCGTCCCGCCCCAGGACTCCCAGTGGGGCGCTCAGCTGAGCGGCCACGAATGGCTGATGGCGGCGGACACCTGCGCGTGGCTGACCTACGTGGACGACCACGCCCAGCTCTTTGGCCGGCCCCTGGCGGGGGACGTGGCCGCCTGGATCCGGGCGGACGGATATCCATGCCCGCTGCCCGAGGGCTGGCAGAATCAGCTGAGCGGGCTGTGGCGCCTGGAGCAGAGCGGCGAGCCGCGCCTGCTGGCCCAGCGCGGGGACAGTTTGGCCCTGTTCCGCCCCCTGGGCCTGCCGCCGCGCTTCACTCTGGACCGGGTCTGGGCCTCCGGCCAGTCCCTGCAGGCCGTGCTGGTGGCGGGGGGCGGGGAGGCCCGGAGTGGCGACCCCTGGAGCGGACGGCAACCGCGTCTCTGGGTGGTCACGGGCAACCTGCTGCTGGAACTGGACCCCGTTACACTGGAAGTCGTGGACAGCGCGGGTTCACTGGCCGCGGGACAGGTGCGCCTGGCCGAGCTGGCCGACGGGAGCGGCTTGCCCGGCGTGGTGGTGGACGGGGAGGTGGACCGGCTCTACCTGCAAGGGCACAACGTGCTGGAGAACGGCGTCCTGCCCGCCGGCGCGCGGCTGCTGGGCTGGGATGCCCGACCGGAGGTCAGCGCCTGGGGCGACACCCTGACCGCCACGGCCGTGTTGCGGGACGCACAGGGTGCGACGCTCTACCGCGGCCACGCCGTGCTGGGGCGGGTGGAGTGTCTCAATCGGGGTGTGCGACCCGTGCAGATGGGACCGGATCCGGGCCTCGAGCTGGCCTTCCTGACCCTGGACAGCCGCCTGCGGATTTTCAACCAATCGGGCGTGGAAGTGCTGGCCGCGGGACTGGCTGAAGGCGCCGGACCGCCGCTGACGGGCTCGCGCTCGGACGAGGGCGGCCTGCTGCTGCTCGCCGCCGCCGCGGATCGCCTGGAGGGGTTGGCCGGGGACGGCGAGGCGCCGGCCAGCTGGCCCCGGGTGTGGTCCGGCCGCTTGGACGGTCCCGTGGCGCTGCCTGGCTTGGGCCTGGTGCTGGGCCTGCGGCCGGATGGCGGCGTGCAGGCCTGGGAGGCGGAGTTGCAGGATCCCGTCTGGACCCAGCCGCGCGGGTTCAACGACAGCTGGCGGCCCTGGGGCTCGGGAGCCGTCCACACGCAGCCCGTGCGCGAAGTGCGCGAGAATCCGGCCTTCATCTGGCCCAGCCCGGCCCGCGACGAAGCCCACGTGCGCTTCCTGCTGGCGGGTCCGGCCCGCGTGACCTTCACGGCCTACGACACGGCCGGTGACCGGGTGGCCCGGCTGGAGGGCCGCTTCGAGCGCGCCGGCGAGCAGGAGCTGCACTGGCTGCTGGCGGACGTGGCCCCGGGCGCCTACTTCTGCCTGCTGGAGGCCGAGGGCGTCAGCGACACCTGGACCCGGAGGCTCACATGCGCCGTCATCCGCTAAGCCTGGTCTGGACGGCGGCGCTGGGCGCGCTCCTGGCCCTGGCCCTGCCCGCCCGGCTGGCGGCCCAGCCGGCGGAGGTCCCGCACCCCGAGCTCGAGTGGCAAACCACCCAGACGGCGCACTGCGCCATCCACACCCACCAGGGCCTGGAGGAGCTGGGGCTGGTGGCCGCCCAGATCATGGACGAGATCTGGGAGCCCGTGACCACGCTCTACGACTTCGTGCCGGACACGCGCATCCACCTGATCTTCTACGACACGGACGACTACTCCAACGGCGGCGCGTACTACTACAACAAC
It contains:
- a CDS encoding HIT domain-containing protein, translated to MERIWAPWRMDYIRGLDPKAESAEPDKGCIFCWKPQAPPAEDPANLIVARREHCFLILNLYPYNNSHLMVVPYRHLCDFTLLRDAELLDCQRALRDAVLVLQRSLAPQGFNLGLNLGKAAGAGIDQHLHWHLVPRWVGDSNFMPVLGETKVISESIQDSWQRLRDGFATLE
- a CDS encoding tetratricopeptide repeat protein; translated protein: MIDAEKGDGVDWAKRFHVNGYPTVILLDGKGGEIDRLAGYAPMPGYLKTLQDYQAGIGTLAALQAERALKPQDQALALQVAGKLAGRGQADEARAVYQGVLDADPQNVQGGADEAAGELALLQFRASKDPAVLEAVLTNWKGLEQGPQLYNALVALAAKAGDDARMQTLLERAVADYPRDVELLNSYAWTGAEKGWNLERALELAQRAVELSGRDPNVLDTLAEVQFRRGEREAAQATIREALAARPGDPYLTGQLTRFQTQP
- a CDS encoding outer membrane protein transport protein; the encoded protein is MTKRFACLLTGACLLSGLATRLPAAGFAIHEQSGRAMGTAGAYAGAEGAASLFYNPAGIARLEGTQLEMGINIIMPATDFTGPTDHPTYGTVAMDKQTFPPVDLYLTGRLTEQARWGVGVFTYMGLGTRWPEDWAGRTVTEEINLQTFTINPSVAFTLGENTSLGLGLDLMWGKALLSKDSYTGYPFNGYVDVELDGTGLGYGFNVGLQHRVNEELNLGLSYRSGLTLSAEGETTFGIQDVENPSHVAYLQSLFPTTDANLDLDIPDLAIAGAQWTPAGLLDGKLTWRGDLVFTRWNKYASLDIDFETNTAGLADSHSPKLYENTWAFRTGVEYALNEDWDLCGGWYYEQNAVVDNMVEPSLPDAERNGLSLGASWQATESLGIDAYFIQILLQDRVSSFAELPGGYESGIPIFGLSVRKEF
- a CDS encoding SGNH/GDSL hydrolase family protein, whose translation is MKSTLNLRLGALALVAVSLAGCGTSDELPTTPNYSDAADLAGLQAYTAIGNSLTAGYQSGAWGNPEHVAASYPNLIARQLGIADFKQVSMVGTGLGFSGGAPVGNMVVNIGATGPVLSYTTVDMANVAALQAGAAADFDFTAPRNFGIPGITLMHAAGAPLDAYYANGLGNPYANFYRNASSGSKTQVQLAAESGASFITCWLGNNDVLGFVTSGGTGSLTPSATFQATLSGTLGALGTAPYLAVMNIPSVTDIPFVTYFNPVLNAKLTALGYPHAVYAMDNELGHAVPIFTDAGTNNYILLPAATAMTLDPTLGSSPANPLPDALVLDAAELAVAQAAVEDFNQQLADGVAALNAADRAHDVLLVDMNSFFTHIVAHGYSAYGETFTTQFVSGGIFSLDGVHPTSLGYAIVANQILANLNEHWGLNVEPVDLAEFIGVNNGLGSIDQPLQWPDFGSVVELFQH
- a CDS encoding enoyl-CoA hydratase-related protein gives rise to the protein MNPAHLLLENYDGVAVLTLNRPARLNALSRQTLAELDQALIVLERDGNLRAAVLIGAGPKAFAAGADIEELAGLDPRAARQVSAEGQRILRRLEQLPKPVIAAVNGFALGGGCELAMACHLRLAAPHARFGQPEVNLGLIPGYGGTQRLARLVGRGRATELCLTGALLGAEEAHRLGLVNRVVTAWAKDEQGELARDEKGQPVFDREAFLEAALTLAREILAKAPLAVAGCLEAIDRGLDLPLDAGLAVERDLFAACFGTEDMHEGTAAFLEKRPARFSGR
- a CDS encoding PorV/PorQ family protein; translated protein: MRHLPSFTSVAALVALTVSTAEGQVQHEGWSAHPLTTVVLNPPGAREAGLGAAGSLLVTGPAAAWWNPARLARAGSGVTAHSYALYPYHHSGHSRHQFLAASWATGWKGLGVGVAANRILYPEMIRTDELGHMVGRDRPANTDLTVAAGLPLGRDWRAGAGLRWLQEDWGIFDFKGTAWALNAGLAWRKPGRWPVAAGVKLDNLGTVVHFEPSFNFSLPATATMALALDGLELADGRLSVAGEAVKLLSYENSSVPANVFTSWFRHGVRAELHEADYRLGAEYERAFTLPKLGELRLALRGGRRVLPARELRNWTWGLGLGWHGVQVEYSQEHETPRGAWLARDVTRRFSLGLSFSSDRAEAGD
- a CDS encoding PorV/PorQ family protein, with the translated sequence MKRLTLTAAVLAGVIIPMQQAHAVSEAAVIWLLISPGSRPAGMGEAFVAVADDASATWWNPAGLAFTEGRDVRFMHSNWLPGFNLDDIYFDFLAASWDMPSLSGKMGLSLIYLNEGDQTRTDEGGNVIGVITSKEYALGLSYGTNLNPDLGFGLTTKLIVSDLASGVKVGSQVAGTGYSFAVDLGTLWQTHLPFTEMPLNLGFNLANIGPEISYADEAQADPLPTNLKLGAALNAYSDEHNEVNLVLDVNKQLVHKSLVSHTRLMSGDQPAYWENGTSLTVEPYHIASGDTVWHEEAWEGEWESDPVFKALFSSWAPNGFQKELQSYVYNMGAEYWYRGEAGGLGKTAFGLRGGYLNDMAGHIKSYTLGMSMLINMASLDFSYEISTDKANPSPRNKTIRYSLGFTF